The Ciona intestinalis unplaced genomic scaffold, KH HT000210.1, whole genome shotgun sequence sequence CAATATAGAACTTGGtgaaaattatttatgaaACATGTTGAGGAAATAAATTATCCTTGATaaagttttgcattttaatcAATTTCCAACACACAACCTTaatacccccccccccccccccctcctcAGATATTCATCTTCAATGAAGCACTTAAGCAACCGTTACATGCATCTCACCAACTACAGTATCAACAAGAAGTCAGGAGAGTTTCAACAAAACGATGACGCCACTGTTTGCCAAGGACACAAATGGTGGGTGCACTTGTGTACAACTTTATAAAGACTGCCAGTTCAGCTCTcattttacactgatgatgtaaGAGACGCATGCAGATGTTTTACTTGgttcatcatcagtgtaaagaGAGCTGGGTAGTCTTATGTCCACACTCATATACAGCTTTATAATCACAGGAGCTTGAAAGCATTATGGGGCCACCTACAAGAACAAGGTGTGAACACGGATAAAATATGGGAACAAATGAAAGATACCGTCATCAAAACTATCATAAGGTATGTTGTCGTAACTACAATTGTTtgaacacaggtgttctgttttatacaaccaCTCACAATGTTAGCGGAGCCAAGCCTCTTATTCTGCtgtatttctaaatatatataccttttggTTTTGgccttaagtgtcttgtccaaggacacatatttCTACCATGGTTGCAacgacgagtcttgaacccatcacCTCTGGGCTAGAGGAGAGTGCTTTAACAGTGTTGCTCTGCTGTAATCTTGAATATAACATGAAAACATAAGACTAATACCCAATGTTACATCATTACAGCGTGGAACAATTCACCAACAGCTTGGTGAAATCAAACTGCCGACGTAGATATTGTTGTCATGAATTATTTGGGTTCGACATAATGTTGGACGACAAGTTACGACCATGGGTGCTGGAGGTTAACATATCTCCGAggttgttgtttgtatttataagaTTATCTTCTATGCGTAAAACCCAACAACTTATATTCACGCCTTGCGTATGATGGTAGTTTAATCTGTTTGGTTATATTCAAATTAGCTTTGTTATGTTTATACTTTTGCATTCAACACCTAGGTTACCTCCCCCTCCCTAACAATTTCCCCCATCACCCATCACCCCATCAAACCCCTTTATAACCCCCTACCCCCCCAGCTTACACTCAAACTCCCCCCTTGACGTTGAGATCAAAGGTCCGATGGTACGCGACATGTTCAACCTCGCTGGGTTCCTCGTCCCCGATAAACGACAGATACTCGCCAACGCACCAACCCCTTCTACAGGCACCGGGTGAGTCCGGGTTCAAACCCCAACCCTGCTACACTGGGTGCTGCAGGTTCAACCCCAACCCCTAATCTGATAAATGctaaatgattttaatatttcctcTAAtattttggctctgcttgtttgtgtttttaaaagcagcattctaaaatatatattccttGTTGCAAAAGTTGAGTGGCATATCACCTTAGACTCCCCtaaccttacccatatacCATAATGTGATCATCACCCCCTAACCCCCAACCCACCCCAGCACCACTGTGAGCGCAGCTGCAAGTTTCAGCCAGGACAAACGTAAACAAGGACAGGAAATATCTACGGACAGCCGAGCTAAACATACCTACTTTGCGCAACATCATAAACAAATGGATGAGGTAAGATATAGGTTGGTTTGTATCCCGGAGGttgtgggttcaaggcttgatgttgctaccaaaccactggtcactaatgggttgtccagatTGCCAACCATACATTaaatgatcacccacaaaataacattcgtAGTAACTTgaaagcaggcatgaggtgtatggaacagaacacccgtgttataacgactgtcgttgccccaccatgcgaggataaataagttacatatgtggcaactcgtaagcaggcacgatgtgtataaaacagaacacccgtgttataacgactgtcgttgccccaccatgcgaggataaataagttacatatgtggcaactcgtaagcaggcacgatgtgtataaaacagaacacccgtgttataacgactgtcgttgccccaccatgcgaggataaataagttacatatgtggcaactcgtaagcaggcacgatgtgtataaaacagaacacccgtgttataacgactgtcgttgccccaccatgcgaggataaataagttacatatgtggcaactcgtaagcaggcacgatgtgtataaaacagaacactcgtgttataacgactgtcgttgccccaccatgcgaggataaataagttacatatgtggtaactcgtaaaaggcacgaggtgtatgaaacagaacacttgtgttataacgactgtcgttgcctgccacacaaagataaataattcCCACCCACCCATACCTATAACCCCCCCACTTCCACCAGAGCGAGTTGACTTCCCTAATGCTCGACACTTTAACCATCAACGACATTCGTATCTTGGTCGAAAGTGAGAACGAAAACGCACGATGTGGGGAATTCCAACGGATATTTCCCTCAGTAAACAAGTgagtttgtgatgtcataagtacCACTTATGTTGCAACAAAGGGATATCGAACTCAAGAGTTAAATCAATCAACttgaataaacattatatatcaATGTACTTTGTAATGTTAATGTTGAAACTTCGATTTACCAGATacgcttttatttaacaatttttgatttAGTTTCACCCACATTGTTGTCTTTCATTTTGCTGTAAACTaccatctttttattttattattcctTGCAATGTGCTCTAGTATTAAGCTTAAAAAGATAAACACCCCCTCCCCCAGGAAATACCTTCATTACTTCGAACATCCTCGATATTACAACTTCCTCCTTCATACTTGGGAACAAAAGTACCGCCATCAACATATGAGAGGTGGGTACGGGGTTCGAGGCTCGCTGTGGTGATATGGGGTACGGGGTTCAAGACTTGCTGTGGTGACATGGGGTAcggggttcaaggctcgctgcGGTAACATGGGGTACGGGGTTCAAGACTCGCTGCGGTAACATGGGGTACGGGGTTTAAGACTCGCTGTGGTGACATGGggtactgggttcaaggctcgctgcGGTGACATTGGGtgctgggttcaaggctcgctgcGGTAACATGGGGTGCTGGGGTAcggggttcaaggctcgctgcGGTAACATGGGGTGCTGGGGTACGGGGTTCAAGCGGTAACATGGGGTACGGGGTTCAATGCTCGCTGCGGTAACATGGGGTACGGGGTTCAAGACTCGCTGCGGTAACATGGGGTGCTGGGGTACGGGGTTCAAGACTCGCTGTGGTGACATGGGGtactgggttcaatgctcgctGCGGTGACATGGGGtgctgggttcaaggctcgctgcGGTAACATGGGGTgctgggttcaagactcgctGCGGTAACATGGGGTGCTGGGGTAcggggttcaaggctcgctgcGGTAACATGGGGTGCTGGGGTACGGGATTCAAGCGGTAACATGGggtactgggttcaaggctcgctgcGTTAACATGGGGTCTGGGGTAcggggttcaaggctcgctgcGGTAACATGGGGTACGGGGTACGGGATTCAAGCGGTAACATGGGGTACggggttcaagactcgtcgtGGTGACATGGGGTGCTGGGGTAcggggttcaaggctcgctgcGGTAACATGGggtactgggttcaaggctcgctgcGGTAACATGGGGTGCTGGGGTAcggggttcaaggctcgctgcGGTAACATGGGGTACGGGGTTTAAGGCTCGCTGCGGTAACATGGGGTACGGGGTTCTAGGCTCGTCGTGGTGACATGGGGTGCTGGGGTACGggattcaaggctcgctgCGGTAACATGGGGTACGGGGTTTAAGGCTCGCTGCGGTAACATGGGGTACGGGGTTCTAGGCTCGTCGTGGTGACATGGGGTGCTGGGGTACGggattcaaggctcgctgCGGTAACATGGGGTACGGGGTTTAAGGCTCGCTGCGGTAACATGGGGTACGGGGTTCAATTATTTGGTCAAACTTTGCGGCTGACGTTTACGTACCCCCTTTTTATCCCTCAGGTTATTCATTGTTGGAATCGTTTTGTCGAAAAGGTTTGCATCTCCCTGCTGAGCTAACCCACGTCCCCCCCGACCATATATGGAGTGTTTCCACGATCAATAATAAGCAATACGTGTCACCAAGGtcagtgtgatgtcataatgtatattgtatgtaTTGACATAATCTCCCAAAACCAATAATCCTGACTTTTTACCTTGTAACACTTTTTGGCTTCGTTGgtataaaaagtttcattcCATCACTCCCGCTACCATTtagtgttgtatatatataaccatataataataaaaccacCCAGACCAGACAACCGTCCCCCACCCCTTATAAAGAGCCCACCAACCTCCATATTCTACAACCACCATGTCAACAACCCGCTTACACCAAGGTAACCTATGTTCTAATATGAGCTTGGTTGTGTATGTAGCCCAGATTGGAAAGAATGGCCAAATTTGGGGGTTTCCCCGCAATCCTCacaattttgctttttaaagaAAACCTTTTGTCATTAATACTGGTGtattaaacctaaataaattATCTCAAGAATAAAATTGCAAGAATCTGCATAAATACAATTATGTTTGTCGAAAATCCGCTTAAAAAACAGACTTTTTAATGTGGTATGTTGCTGACATGACAATCACAATTATTAccagtgacatcacaattacaGTCGGCTTCCGTCAGCAAAAGAAGAAAGcactgatgacatcacaaacaccaTGAATCGgttaattgtgacgtcaaaatcCCTCGTTCCGGTGACATCGGTTAAGTTAAGACAATCTCCAGGGAAGTAACACTGCCCTCTAATGGTGCAATGTACGAGCGACGAACAGGGCCCCCCCCCCTTATATTTTACCTTCCAATTCAACACTGTGGATCACCAACgtaacaaacatagaaatattattaatttagaCCAAGGTAGATATTTagcaaaattattaaactttctTTTCTAATAAACTTAGTTCaaacaataactttgtttatttattataacaaacattttaagcGAAAAAGCCCAACACCATTATTGCTGCTGTGATGAGTAGTTTCCATGGTGGGGAACCTGGGTGAATATGaggtttacaaaataatatcaTCTTATTTATTCTAACGCAAAGAGtatttatatgggtgaggtcctacagtaaggcatgacatggcacctgggatttagaccagagttctCTAGTTAAAGCAGCCCAACCTCACCCACCAAATAATTGAAACAACTTACATTTCCATGAGTTACTTGGTGTGGTGACGACCGTGAAGTTTTTCGGGTTGGCAACCTCGCACAATGAGTCTATGCATATCTGGCCGGTTTGACAAAGGCTGCAGGCTGGCCCCCTTTTGTAGGGGACAGCTGTAAATATTACATCATCAActaccattatgacatcatcaaccacCATTATTGCACGATACTTACGTGAGAAGTTACCCCCGGGCACATAGTTACACACAACTATAGTAGGGGTGTTATGTATTGTCCCTCCAATGTCCACCTGGTCACATGTAGTCATCCCACATCCAACTTTGTAAGATATCCCCCACACCAACTGTTCATATCAAGGTTAATACTGGTTTGTATGAACATCTAATAGCAGGGTAAAGCATTTCAGGCCCGGGTGTTGAAACAAGATCACCCTTGTTTCAAAAACCCGAACGTTTATAAACGATAATTCTTGTTAAGGCTCAGTTCCCTATATATTTGCAAGTAACTTGTTCTTGTACAAAAACTTGATTCCAAAATAGAACACAAGCAATGTTTTATACCTGGGTATAATGTCCGCATGTTCTACCCTTGCATATACCATTACTGAAGTCTTTCCCCTCATCAAACCATTGCTTGATCATGTTAGGGATGTAATCATCGTCCAGTGGAACATTGCTTGATATGAACATGTTCTCGCCAATCCATAAGTAACCTGTGTCCTGTATAACAGGGgtactgggttcaaatccaggccagggttggagaaccagggatcctgggttcgaatccaggccagggttggagaaagagggatcctgggttcgaatccaggccagggttggagaaccagggattcgggttcgaatccaggccagggttggagaaccagggatcctgggttcgaatccaggccagggttggagaaccagggatcctgggttcgaatccaggccagggttggagaaccagagatcctgggttcgaatccaggccagggttggagaaccagggatcctgggttcgaatccaggccagggttggagaaccagagaTCCTGGGTTccaatccaggccagggttggagaacgaggaatcctgggttcgaatccaggccaagGTTGGAGAACCGTTGTGTGTGGTAAGTATGTTAGATCAGGTAATTTATGACACAATATTccgctaatgacgtcataatccaCTAACCCCTGTGTCTGCATCGCTACTGTAGGTAGGGCATGTTCTCGAATATGCCGTGGCGAGTTCAGCGAGCCCTTCGTCCCAAAGCATCCTCGTCATATCTCCCGCTGGAGGCGATACAGATTTCCGGTACATATTATGCACGGCCAGGGTTTGGTTAATTTGAGAATTGGTGAAAAAGTGTGAGATTTCAACCATTGGTATTTGAGGTCTGCGGTAAGAGGGGTTAGTTATATATTTCACATTTATTTCAGTGATATCGcatgtttggtttatttttgttgcttcggtataaaattgttttcttaaTTCCAATGTTGTGTCCGCCATTTATTTCATTGCTGTGTCAAAACCTTGATTGGTGGCGGATGAAACGTTTGGATAAAGTGGAAATTTTTAATGCCAGACAAGCCAATATTAGTTTATCGAGCCATCGCATAGTTACTTACCGATTGCAATTCCCGCCAACGAAGAAATAGGTCAAAACTAGATTCCAAAACTTTACTTTCATCTTTTGTTATTGATTCAGAAACTAATTTATCTCTATTTAGTTTCTCTAAAAGCTTATTCCAAAACGGTATTTACTGCAGTTCGtgtataaacaattattaataaCGTAATTAGTGTTAGTTATTTGGCTACCAACATAATTATGTTCGACCAACTGACCATTACAAGTGCGACACGtggtttattataataatgaacattgtgacgtaaacaaaTGTGATTGTGCGTCGACAGAGGCAATTTGGCAATGATGAACAATATTGGgtaaaatgacgtcatggttACGtaatattatccaaatatgacgtcatatgtttCATGCAACACAGTAAATCAAATGtttataatgacgtcataacaaaGACGTCACGGTTTCTTGTCTACGTCACTATCGGATAGCGTTCGCCGCCATTCACGCGGTTCCAAGTTCTTTGTAGAAAGTTCTTCGACTGTGGGGGGAGGGGGTGAAGGTTTAGAATTAGATATTCAGCAATATCGGAGTCATAATGCTGCTATAAGGATGGAATTGCCTCAATATAAGCGATCTCATTTAAACTACATACATTATGGCACTCAGCCATCCTTATTATAACCTAGGGTCACTAAGGTTACTAAAGGTCACTCACCCACGGAAAATATTCTTCGCTGACGTTTCCACATATCTGCTAACCCAccatgtgtgacgtcacgaaccaTTGCGTCATCGGGCGTGATCAATATTTCGGGTTTCACGCTTTAAGAAAATActaacaatcacccacaaagttacatacgtgataacttgtaagcgggcacgaggtgtatgaaacagaacatccgtgttataacgactgttgttgccccgccatacgaggataaataagttgctttACTTACGTGCCCATTAATCCGTTGCCTTTCGCGCACTCTGGGTTACTTTCCGGTGattctgaaaatatttatgacgtaaattacgtcacaatgttcatagttacgtcacaacctACTTTGGAATGATTCTTCATTCAAATTCTCGCTTTCCCGCCCATTGGATGACGAATTAAACTTTACCGCCGTCTACAAATTCATTAAATTAACggacaattataaataatcgAGCCTTGGAGTCTGCATGGAGAAAATAAACCAATCTTGAAACAATTGATTTCAAACCCAGTTTCATTCACCCCATGGTGGAAACTTACATCATCATGGTTATTTACGACCTCGTAAATTATTCGGAACCAACAAGTTAATATACGAATCCCAATATTTCGCCAACGTGATGAACACGGACTGCTACGCAGCGACCTCGTTTATAGCAAATTAAATCGCTCGGTTACGGGTTACGCGACTTGATTGGCGTATAGTGCTTGCGTCTTATACAAATACGTTGTCACGGAATTAACGAAGCGATTTGATTGGTTAACAGGGAATAGCTGCGTACAAGTTTGTGTCATAATTTGGCAAACGTGtaaaattggtaaaacatCAAAAACTATCCCAGCACCTTAATAAATGCGGTCGCTGATTGGAAGGGTGATATCAAGTTGATGCCACTCGCGAACGTTTTCCTttcgttgtttattttacccgAGTGCGCATGCGCATCGTTGTCGTGGTGATGAAGATACGTCATATTGAGTTTGTCCTTATAAAGATCCTTGGTTCTGTTTCCCCAAGCCGTGTAGTCGTACACCAAACCACGGCtgtagggggggggggggggggtaagAGTTTAGTAACTCGCTTCAAtggataaaacaaacaaagaaatatctacgctgaacaacgctgagTGTAGATACTTTTGTAACTTTCACCCACCCACCTGGTTTGGCTGTTCAACATCCACGCATCCCCTCCATTATGCAACCATTGTTGACGTGACACTCGTCGTCTATGACGTTCTTTCCGTTTCAGGAATTCTTTATTTGCGTGTAatctttataaaatgtatgtacctttcatacacctcgttcccacttgcaagttaccacgtatgtaactttgtgggtgattgttttatatattgctggcaatttgaacaacccgtTTGGCCACTGGATTGgaacaattgtcgttaagtgtctctcaaggacacaaacgcccacaatggcaaCAAGGAATGGTCACGTGGTTAAACACATACGTCATGCTACCATGGCAACCCTATTACCTCCATATGACGTagaatgacgtcacagctcCAGTAAATCCCACCCCAGTGAGAATACTTCCAAATATGGTGATACGATTCCAAACGTTGTCTTCGAGCTTTTTGTGGACACCTAGCGGTAAGTCTATTTACACATTGTTAGCTTTTATGACCCATGCAGTTTGTATAGTAGATTTGGGCAAGAAGGTTAGTGTTTTCAATCTCTTT is a genomic window containing:
- the LOC100179385 gene encoding tubulin polyglutamylase TTLL4-like isoform X2, whose product is MKSNGFRALREYQKINHFPGSFQLGRKDRFWRNISRMQTRFGKKEFGFVPQTYIMPWDKKLLKNAWEEGSSKQKFILKPPASARGIGIRVIHKWNQVPLKKAVIVQKYLSRPYLINGSKFDLRLYVYVTSFDPLRIYLFEDGLVRFATCKYSSSMKHLSNRYMHLTNYSINKKSGEFQQNDDATVCQGHKWSLKALWGHLQEQGVNTDKIWEQMKDTVIKTIISVEQFTNSLVKSNCRRRYCCHELFGFDIMLDDKLRPWVLEVNISPSLHSNSPLDVEIKGPMVRDMFNLAGFLVPDKRQILANAPTPSTGTGTTVSAAASFSQDKRKQGQEISTDSRAKHTYFAQHHKQMDESELTSLMLDTLTINDIRILVESENENARCGEFQRIFPSVNKKYLHYFEHPRYYNFLLHTWEQKYRHQHMRGYSLLESFCRKGLHLPAELTHVPPDHIWSVSTINNKQYVSPRPDNRPPPLIKSPPTSIFYNHHVNNPLTPSDITITVGFRQQKKKALMTSQTP
- the LOC100179385 gene encoding tubulin polyglutamylase TTLL4-like isoform X1, which codes for MKSNGFRALREYQKINHFPGSFQLGRKDRFWRNISRMQTRFGKKEFGFVPQTYIMPWDKKLLKNAWEEGSSKQKFILKPPASARGIGIRVIHKWNQVPLKKAVIVQKYLSRPYLINGSKFDLRLYVYVTSFDPLRIYLFEDGLVRFATCKYSSSMKHLSNRYMHLTNYSINKKSGEFQQNDDATVCQGHKWSLKALWGHLQEQGVNTDKIWEQMKDTVIKTIISVEQFTNSLVKSNCRRRYCCHELFGFDIMLDDKLRPWVLEVNISPSLHSNSPLDVEIKGPMVRDMFNLAGFLVPDKRQILANAPTPSTGTGTTVSAAASFSQDKRKQGQEISTDSRAKHTYFAQHHKQMDESELTSLMLDTLTINDIRILVESENENARCGEFQRIFPSVNKKYLHYFEHPRYYNFLLHTWEQKYRHQHMRGYSLLESFCRKGLHLPAELTHVPPDHIWSVSTINNKQYVSPRPDNRPPPLIKSPPTSIFYNHHVNNPLTPSRLPSAKEESTDDITNTMNRLIVTSKSLVPVTSVKLRQSPGK
- the LOC100184079 gene encoding GLIPR1-like protein 1; translation: MKVKFWNLVLTYFFVGGNCNRPQIPMVEISHFFTNSQINQTLAVHNMYRKSVSPPAGDMTRMLWDEGLAELATAYSRTCPTYSSDADTGDTGYLWIGENMFISSNVPLDDDYIPNMIKQWFDEGKDFSNGICKGRTCGHYTQLVWGISYKVGCGMTTCDQVDIGGTIHNTPTIVVCNYVPGGNFSPVPYKRGPACSLCQTGQICIDSLCEVANPKNFTVVTTPSNSWKCSPPWKLLITAAIMVLGFFA
- the LOC100181699 gene encoding uncharacterized protein LOC100181699 → MGVGISIDMLPRPSTKTLKQYYLCVTMVCSFLGLIGTIMVAVEMTKIQQQPFNLISYFGLCLLTMGFIVSYSIFAYAAFKFHQYSTGPVVVCSNCLNALIGTSLIIVAHVLPVSKIFPRIFDPSVEGVHKKLEDNVWNRITIFGSILTGVGFTGAVTSFYVIWRLHANKEFLKRKERHRRRVSRQQWLHNGGDAWMLNSQTSRGLVYDYTAWGNRTKDLYKDKLNMTYLHHHDNDAHAHSGKINNERKTFASGINLISPFQSATAFIKTAVKFNSSSNGRESENLNEESFQKSPESNPECAKGNGLMGTVKPEILITPDDAMVRDVTHGGLADMWKRQRRIFSVVEELSTKNLEPREWRRTLSDSDVDKKP